The genomic interval CCTGGTCGACGATGAGCACGGTCCACGCGTCGTGGGTGTGGGTCGGATACGCGTGCGACGGGAAATAGGCGTGCAGCACCTCGACGACCCCGGCCAGCCCGGGCCGCCACGCCCGGACCACGGCGCCGCTGCTCATAGTCAGAACATACGCTTCTGCGCGTGAAGGTATACGTGAGCGCGGACATGGAAGGCATCACCGGACTGGTCGACGCGGAGGACGTCCAGCCGCCGGGACGGGACTACGAGCGCAGCCGGGTGCTGATGACCGAGGACGTGAACGCCGCCGTCCGCGGGGCATACGCCGCCGGCGCGACGGCCGTCCTGGTCAACGACGCCCACGGCCCGATGCGCAACCTGCTGCCCGACCTCCTCGACCCGCGCGTCCGCCTGATCAAGGGCCGCCCGAAGCCGATGGGCATGATCGAGGGCCTGTCACCCGAGTACGACGCCGTGCTGTGCATCGGCTTCCACGCCCGCGCCGGCGTCCTCGGCGTACTGAGCCACAGCTTCATGGGCCACGAGATCGAGGACATCTGGCTCGACGACCGCCTCACCGGCGAGATCGGCCTCCTCCACGCGGCGGCAGCGGCGTACGGCGTACCCGTGGCGCTGCTCACCGGCGACGACACCGCCTGCGAGGAAACGAAGTC from Kribbella sp. NBC_00709 carries:
- a CDS encoding M55 family metallopeptidase — encoded protein: MKVYVSADMEGITGLVDAEDVQPPGRDYERSRVLMTEDVNAAVRGAYAAGATAVLVNDAHGPMRNLLPDLLDPRVRLIKGRPKPMGMIEGLSPEYDAVLCIGFHARAGVLGVLSHSFMGHEIEDIWLDDRLTGEIGLLHAAAAAYGVPVALLTGDDTACEETKSWDPTVTTVPVKFAKDRFAAQLVPVAEAREAIETTTTEALTNLPAPAAAPGPHRLTVRWQSASVALHLTAIPGVERQDDRTVTVEGDMLHLYRLFNLFLRVCTAVTSNPPYC